From Candidatus Woesearchaeota archaeon, a single genomic window includes:
- a CDS encoding DUF1385 domain-containing protein yields MKNWLRIILAAAKPAYGGQAVVNGVMMMGKKHYAISVTTSKHLVTKTFPHTPLNQRNKLFALPFVRGVVNLIDMFFVGYKSLMYSAEVAGEQETNSPIRWFETVLMYGSILFSFALAIFLFKFLPLSAATFLDSHITLSSTAFNIIDGLVKMTIFVGYIVVISLYKDVKDLFRYHGGEHKTINCYEAGLPLTINNISKQNTVHVRCGTTFIFVVIFISILVYLVIPKELPLLYNLVLRLALLPLIAAIAYEFQRLSAKSSSKFLRALFTPGLWLQSLTVYTPAPRHMRAGRASLQAVLKAEEKK; encoded by the coding sequence ATGAAAAACTGGCTACGAATAATTCTTGCTGCTGCAAAACCCGCATATGGAGGTCAAGCAGTAGTGAATGGCGTGATGATGATGGGGAAGAAACATTATGCTATTAGTGTAACAACTAGTAAACATTTAGTGACAAAAACGTTCCCACACACTCCTTTAAATCAACGAAATAAACTTTTTGCGTTGCCTTTTGTACGGGGCGTGGTAAATCTTATTGACATGTTCTTTGTTGGGTATAAATCATTGATGTATTCTGCAGAAGTTGCAGGCGAGCAAGAAACTAATAGTCCTATTAGATGGTTTGAAACAGTGCTGATGTATGGTTCAATTTTATTTAGCTTTGCACTTGCAATTTTTCTTTTCAAATTTCTTCCGCTTTCTGCAGCGACTTTTCTAGATTCACATATAACCTTATCATCAACGGCTTTTAATATTATTGATGGATTAGTGAAAATGACTATATTTGTTGGCTATATTGTGGTAATAAGTCTTTACAAAGATGTAAAAGATCTTTTTCGTTATCATGGCGGAGAACATAAGACGATTAATTGTTATGAAGCGGGTTTGCCGTTAACAATAAATAATATTTCGAAACAAAACACGGTGCATGTTCGTTGTGGAACAACGTTTATTTTTGTAGTTATTTTTATTAGCATCCTCGTTTATTTGGTTATTCCCAAAGAATTACCTTTGTTATATAATCTTGTGTTGCGTCTTGCGCTTCTGCCTCTTATTGCAGCGATCGCGTATGAATTTCAACGACTTTCTGCTAAGTCTTCTTCAAAATTTTTGCGCGCGCTCTTCACACCAGGCTTATGGCTACAATCGTTAACAGTGTATACGCCCGCACCTCGTCATATGCGTGCTGGAAGAGCATCTCTTCAAGCCGTTCTTAAAGCTGAAGAAAAAAAATAA
- a CDS encoding RNA 3'-terminal phosphate cyclase — protein MITLDAGKVNGGGSYLRTALVLATILQKPVTIQNFAMDRLFQGLSADKIALIHALATATDARLEGVTPGSTRIVFVPSHPWSKKKIALGLQGSISLALQGLLLPALFSRQKVRFHLTGQTHGKNAPTITYLQHVFFRYVHALVEQLSLKENAFGFSPEGDVEVIVKGRVNRLPPLQITGGENLAGIRLELAASKDYLHFEMLTHLENFAKLMHPQIRVVTRYTSTQKSGIAAGIFAFYGDDYGFDNDKPFIMGDDAVWTGLLKHAELEQNLSLFVKQFLDGLDEPGLDEFCADQLIMLLALVGGAVKVKAVTDRVKANIAAAEVISGTIFRVKDNIITATPHVDAL, from the coding sequence ATGATTACGCTTGACGCTGGAAAAGTTAATGGGGGCGGTTCTTATTTGCGAACAGCACTTGTTCTTGCCACTATTTTGCAAAAGCCAGTTACTATACAAAACTTTGCTATGGATAGGTTATTTCAAGGTCTTTCTGCAGATAAAATAGCGCTTATTCACGCGCTTGCAACGGCAACTGATGCACGTCTTGAAGGTGTCACGCCTGGTTCAACACGCATAGTATTTGTACCATCTCATCCTTGGTCAAAAAAAAAGATAGCATTAGGATTACAAGGTTCGATTTCTTTAGCATTGCAAGGACTTCTTCTTCCTGCATTATTTTCTCGACAAAAGGTTCGATTTCATTTAACTGGCCAAACTCACGGGAAAAACGCACCAACAATAACTTACTTACAACATGTTTTTTTTCGCTATGTACATGCCTTAGTTGAACAGCTTTCACTTAAAGAAAACGCGTTTGGTTTTTCACCTGAAGGCGATGTTGAAGTTATTGTTAAAGGAAGAGTGAATCGGTTACCTCCTTTACAAATTACTGGTGGCGAGAATCTTGCTGGTATTCGTTTAGAACTTGCCGCAAGTAAAGATTATCTTCATTTTGAAATGCTTACTCATTTAGAAAATTTTGCAAAACTTATGCATCCGCAAATTCGTGTTGTTACTCGTTACACGAGCACACAAAAATCAGGTATTGCTGCGGGTATTTTTGCATTTTATGGTGATGATTACGGTTTTGATAATGATAAGCCTTTTATTATGGGAGATGATGCTGTTTGGACGGGCCTATTAAAACACGCAGAGCTTGAACAAAATCTTTCATTATTTGTTAAGCAATTTCTTGATGGGCTTGATGAACCTGGGCTTGATGAATTTTGTGCCGATCAGCTCATTATGCTTTTAGCGCTTGTTGGTGGTGCTGTTAAGGTGAAAGCTGTCACAGATCGTGTAAAAGCCAATATTGCAGCTGCCGAGGTCATTTCAGGAACAATTTTTAGGGTTAAAGATAATATCATTACGGCAACACCTCATGTAGATGCGCTGTAA
- a CDS encoding small nuclear ribonucleoprotein (Enables 3` processing of polyadenylated mRNAs and tRNA precursors) yields the protein MENAMSRPLDALNKSRGKRVIVDLKNGWRYVGKLQAFDIHINTVLEEAEEYEPNTKKVIKKVDETTSEEVYEGDKQLKRKLGTVFIRGDTITNISVQ from the coding sequence ATGGAAAATGCTATGTCAAGACCTTTAGACGCGCTTAACAAGTCTCGCGGTAAGCGAGTTATTGTCGACCTGAAGAATGGTTGGCGCTATGTTGGAAAGCTTCAAGCTTTCGATATCCACATTAACACGGTACTCGAAGAAGCTGAAGAATACGAACCAAACACAAAAAAGGTTATAAAAAAAGTCGATGAGACTACCTCTGAAGAAGTTTATGAAGGTGATAAACAGCTAAAGCGAAAGCTTGGTACTGTTTTTATCAGAGGAGACACTATTACTAATATTTCTGTTCAATAA
- a CDS encoding 50S ribosomal protein L37e translates to MSKGTASQGKKSGKKTHIPCRRCGNHTYHVRDKVCSSCGFGKSSKLRSYNWSKK, encoded by the coding sequence ATGAGTAAAGGTACAGCATCTCAAGGTAAAAAATCCGGCAAAAAAACACATATTCCTTGTCGTCGATGTGGTAATCATACCTATCACGTGAGAGATAAGGTTTGTTCTAGCTGCGGGTTTGGCAAATCATCTAAGCTTCGTTCGTATAATTGGAGTAAGAAATAA